Proteins from a single region of Macrotis lagotis isolate mMagLag1 chromosome 2, bilby.v1.9.chrom.fasta, whole genome shotgun sequence:
- the LOC141514883 gene encoding rho-related GTP-binding protein Rho6 isoform X3, with the protein MKERRAPQPAVARCKLVLVGDVQCGKTAMLQVLAKDCYPETYVPTVFENYTACLETEEQRVELSLWDTSGSPYYDNVRPLCYSDSDAVLLCFDVSRPETLDSALKKWKMEILDYCPSTRVLLIGCKTDLRTDLSTLMELSHQKQAPISHEQGCATAKQLGAQIYLECSAFTSEKSVHSIFRTASMVCLNKGGPLPPKSPVRSLSKRLLHLPSRSELISSTFKKEKAKSCSIM; encoded by the exons ATGAAGGAGAGACGGGCCCCGCAGCCGGCCGTGGCCAGATGTAAACTCGTGCTGGTGGGCGACGTGCAGTGCGGGAAGACGGCGATGTTACAGGTGCTAGCCAAGGACTGCTACCCAGAG ACTTATGTGCCTACGGTATTTGAGAATTATACAGCCTGCCTGGAGACAGAGGAACAAAGGGTAGAGCTCAGTCTCTGGGACACCTCAG GTTCTCCCTACTATGACAATGTCCGTCCACTCTGCTACAGCGATTCAGATGCAGTATTGCTGTGCTTTGACGTCAGCCGTCCTGAGACTCTGGACAGCGCACTCAAAAAG TGGAAGATGGAGATACTAGATTACTGTCCCAGTACCCGTGTTCTGCTCATTGGCTGTAAAACAGACTTGAGGACAGACCTGAGCACCCTGATGGAACTGTCCCACCAGAAGCAGGCGCCTATCTCCCATgaacag GGCTGTGCCACAGCCAAGCAACTCGGTGCTCAGATTTATCTGGAATGTTCAGCCTTCACTTCTGAAAAGAGTGTCCACAGCATCTTCCGGACAGCTTCCATGGTGTGTCTGAACAAGGGCGGTCCCCTCCCACCCAAGAGCCCCGTTCGAAGCCTCTCCAAACGACTCCTGCACCTTCCCAGCAGATCTGAACTCATCTCTTCTACCTTCAAAAAGGAAAAAGCCAAAAGCTGTTCAATTATGTGA